ACGAACCGGCGTCGCTGCCGGGGCTGGGGGGTGCGGGGGGCCCGCGGAAGgcgggaggaggagggaggcaCTGCTCGGCCAAACGGAGGGTCTCGGAGAGGGCCCAGATGTAGTTGTAAGCGAAGCGCAGGGTTTCGATTTTGGTGAGTTTGGTGTCGTCGGGGAAGGTCGGCAAGACGCTGCGGAGTTCATCCAGCGCGGCGTTGAGGTGGTGCATGCGGTTCCGCTCCCGGTCGTTGGCTTTCACCCGACGGCTCCGTTTGAGGGTGTGAAGCAAAGCTTCGGTCCGCGCCCGCGCACGGCCGCGTCTCCTCCGCCGCTCCCGCGGGGCTCCGGGAGGCTCCGAAACGCCGCCGCTGCTCGCCGCCTCCGCGGGCATCCTGCGGGAGAGAAGCCGTCAGTGGGCGGCAGGGGGAGCGGGGGAAAGGTGCTGAGAGGAGTgggaaagggagggaaaaaaaatctccgAAAGTAAGCCCAAGGAGGTACGGAGGGAGGGTGGGAGTGCTTGGCACGGCCGCACCGCCGCGCAGGTGCCTGCGTCCCCCATACTCACATGGAAAGGCACTCCCGGGGCTGCGGTTAAGCAATAACGGTTTCGAA
This is a stretch of genomic DNA from Meleagris gallopavo isolate NT-WF06-2002-E0010 breed Aviagen turkey brand Nicholas breeding stock unplaced genomic scaffold, Turkey_5.1 ChrUn_random_7180001880907, whole genome shotgun sequence. It encodes these proteins:
- the LOC104916284 gene encoding neurogenin-1-like, producing the protein MPAEAASSGGVSEPPGAPRERRRRRGRARARTEALLHTLKRSRRVKANDRERNRMHHLNAALDELRSVLPTFPDDTKLTKIETLRFAYNYIWALSETLRLAEQCLPPPPAFRGPPAPPSPGSDA